In a genomic window of bacterium:
- a CDS encoding SRPBCC family protein produces MGSASVKKNLDVSADALWKVVEDFGDTSWMPEGTQVELIGAGSGMARLIGPPGQQIREQLESVDEASRTLVYTIPENVPFPVTNYRATVQVREAGAGSELSWASEFEPEAGAEETAPAAIEGMYAVMIGWIGERATR; encoded by the coding sequence ATGGGCAGCGCCAGCGTGAAGAAGAACCTCGATGTTTCAGCCGACGCCCTATGGAAAGTCGTCGAGGATTTCGGCGACACCAGCTGGATGCCCGAGGGCACGCAGGTCGAACTCATCGGCGCGGGCTCCGGAATGGCCCGGCTGATTGGCCCCCCCGGCCAACAGATCCGCGAGCAACTCGAATCCGTCGACGAAGCCAGCCGCACGCTCGTCTACACCATTCCCGAGAACGTCCCGTTCCCGGTGACCAACTACCGGGCCACGGTGCAGGTGCGAGAGGCGGGCGCGGGCAGTGAGCTGAGCTGGGCCTCCGAATTCGAACCCGAGGCTGGCGCCGAAGAGACGGCCCCCGCTGCGATCGAGGGGATGTATGCCGTGATGATCGGGTGGATCGGCGAGAGAGCCACCCGCTAG
- a CDS encoding (2Fe-2S)-binding protein, translated as MTRMHITTRLNGDETDFLCEPHQTLLDVLRDELELTGTKEGCGTGDCGACSVTLDGRLVCSCLTLAAEVQGRSVGTVEGVAGPEGLHPIQQKLLEHAGLQCGVCTPGIVVAAKALLEREPDPSEREVRFWLAGNLCRCTGYDKIIRAILDAAAEIRNPPEAGAPA; from the coding sequence ATGACTCGCATGCACATCACCACCCGTCTGAATGGCGACGAGACGGATTTCCTGTGTGAGCCCCATCAGACCCTGCTCGATGTGCTGCGGGACGAGCTGGAACTCACAGGTACGAAGGAGGGCTGCGGCACCGGAGATTGCGGTGCGTGTTCGGTCACGCTGGACGGTCGGCTGGTCTGCTCCTGCCTCACCCTCGCGGCCGAGGTCCAGGGCCGCTCGGTCGGGACGGTGGAGGGTGTGGCAGGGCCCGAAGGCCTCCACCCCATTCAGCAGAAGCTGCTCGAGCACGCGGGCCTCCAATGCGGCGTGTGTACGCCGGGGATCGTGGTGGCGGCCAAGGCCTTGCTAGAGCGGGAGCCGGATCCGAGCGAGCGCGAGGTGCGCTTCTGGTTGGCCGGAAACCTTTGCCGTTGCACGGGTTACGACAAGATCATTCGAGCGATCCTCGATGCAGCAGCGGAGATCAGGAATCCACCCGAAGCGGGTGCACCCGCGTAG
- a CDS encoding xanthine dehydrogenase family protein subunit M produces the protein MSASAAYAAPENVEAAVALLADAGPEGRVLAGGTDLIVQMRMGRCSPRLIVDVKRIPALMICELGTEHLRLGAALSTAELRERPEVRALFPGLVEAAELIGSEQVQGRASLGGNLCNGSPAADSVPVLIAADATCLIAGPAGTREVPVERFCTGPGETVLAPGELLVELRVPRPPARTADAYLRFIPRTEMDIAVAGAAAQLELGEDGRCRNARVAIGAVAPTALRVEEAAEALVGSDLGEAALEAAVAAVRAVCRPIDDVRAPAAYRTHVVGVLLKRAIGIAARRAAGEPS, from the coding sequence TTGAGTGCGAGTGCGGCCTATGCCGCTCCGGAGAATGTCGAAGCCGCCGTGGCCCTGCTGGCCGATGCAGGGCCCGAGGGCCGGGTGTTGGCAGGCGGCACGGATCTGATCGTGCAGATGCGGATGGGCCGGTGCAGCCCGAGGCTGATCGTCGATGTGAAGCGCATCCCTGCCCTGATGATCTGCGAGCTCGGAACCGAGCACTTGCGCCTGGGTGCAGCCCTTTCCACCGCCGAACTGCGCGAGCGGCCCGAGGTGCGTGCGTTGTTTCCGGGCCTGGTCGAGGCGGCTGAGCTGATCGGCTCCGAGCAGGTCCAGGGCCGAGCCAGCCTGGGCGGGAACCTTTGCAACGGCTCGCCTGCGGCCGATAGCGTGCCTGTGCTGATCGCCGCCGATGCGACCTGCCTCATTGCGGGCCCGGCCGGAACGCGGGAGGTACCGGTCGAACGGTTCTGCACCGGCCCCGGCGAAACGGTGCTCGCCCCCGGCGAACTCCTCGTAGAACTTCGCGTCCCGCGCCCGCCTGCCCGGACGGCGGATGCCTACCTGCGTTTCATTCCCCGAACCGAGATGGATATCGCCGTTGCGGGTGCGGCGGCTCAGCTCGAGCTGGGCGAAGATGGGCGCTGCCGCAATGCCCGGGTTGCCATCGGCGCGGTGGCGCCCACCGCGCTCCGCGTGGAGGAGGCCGCCGAGGCCCTGGTGGGAAGCGATCTCGGCGAGGCTGCATTGGAGGCGGCGGTCGCTGCGGTCCGAGCGGTTTGCCGGCCGATCGATGACGTCCGCGCTCCCGCGGCCTATCGCACCCACGTGGTGGGCGTGCTGTTGAAACGCGCCATTGGCATCGCGGCACGCCGCGCCGCAGGAGAGCCCTCATGA
- a CDS encoding MoaD/ThiS family protein: MSCLVEIPASLRALCEGELHVHVPAGSVRAVVGALDERFPGFREQLGQDFAVAIDGELIQDPWLEPVPAGGELHFLPAIAGG; this comes from the coding sequence ATGAGTTGTCTCGTGGAGATACCGGCTTCCCTTCGTGCGCTTTGTGAGGGCGAACTGCACGTCCATGTGCCGGCGGGCAGTGTCCGCGCCGTGGTCGGTGCCCTCGACGAGCGCTTCCCCGGTTTCCGCGAGCAGCTTGGGCAGGATTTCGCCGTGGCCATCGATGGCGAGCTCATCCAGGATCCCTGGCTCGAGCCGGTGCCGGCCGGCGGCGAGCTGCATTTTCTTCCCGCGATCGCGGGCGGCTAG